ACACTCCCTGCACAGGCACGCTCATCCATGCTCACGCTGTGCACACACGCTCATCCACATgcactgcatgcacacacacacacatccatgtgCACACTGCACATGCATGCTACATATGCAAACGCtcatccacacacacactgcatacgCACACACTTCTCCACACTCACATTGCACACACACTCATTTCAacttatgcacacacacactcatctgCATTCTGCACATATGTATGCACACTTATCCATGCTGCATGTGTGCACACTCttgcacacacactgcacataCACACGCATCCCCACTCACCTTGCACATGCTCTCCCACACATACACATAACTCTCTtgcacatacacatgcacacacttgcaCACCCTCCCTTAATTCAGTCTATAGGAGCTGTGTTGGTGACAAGCTGGACGTGCTACCAATGGGGCccggggggctgtgggagagggcCATGCACTGTCAGGGCTTTGATCCCTGGGTCCATTTGCCGTAGTGCCAGTGCTGACCCTCTGGCAGGCCGCTCTGCAGTGCCAGGCCAGCTCTTCTCCCTGGGGTCAGGCACAGCTTCGCCCTGCACTTTTCACAAGATGTCTCCACCCCCGCAGTAGGAGGAGCTTGCTCACCCGCTCTCCCTCGCACGCCCTGTCTGGGGATCAGACACTGCAGCAGGAAGAGCCTGGCTTAGACCATAATGCCAGGTAGGGGTTAGTGATGCTGCGTGGGGCCCCTCGGGGGCAGTGGCCGTTGGCGGCGTGTCCCCTTCCCAGCaccagtgctgcagtgggctGATGGTTGTGGGGTCCTGTTTCCAGCAGACAGATGAAGCTGCGCAGACAGAGAGCCAACAGCTCCATTCCTCAGAAAACACAGACAAGCAGCAGCCCAAGAGGTTACACGTCTCCAACATCCCCTTCCGGTTCCGGGATCCAGACCTGCGGCAAATGTTCGGGGTGCGTATGGCCAGCATGTGCACCAGCCCCGTCGTCCCCGGTGGGCCCAGGaagaggcagcccaggggactTGCCATTGCAAACATAGAACTAATGGATCCTCACAGTGCCCAAGTACTCGCCTTCTCTGGCCTCTTGTCCGTATGCCAGGCTCTGCCCCTTGCCCCATGGCACATCCCAGGGTGCTACCTCCAGGCAGACTGACTGGGAGCCTCTCATTCCAGCCCGGCCGGTTACCGGGGCCCCCGGGCTCCGGAGCTCCGGCCCGGCAGGTTAGCGGGGCCCCCGGGCTCCGGAGCTCCGGCCCGGCCGGTTAGCGGGGGCTCTGGAGCCCCGGCCCGGCCGGTTAGCGGGGCCCCGAGCTCTGGAGCCCGGCCCGGCGGTTAGCGGGCCCCAGGCTCCGGAGCCCTGGCCCGGCCGGTTAGCGGGGCCCCCGGGCTCCGGAGCCCGGCCGGTTAGCGGGCCCCGGGCTCCGGAGCTCGGCCCGGCAGGTTAGCGGGGCCCCGGGCTCCGGAGCCCGGCCCGGCAGGTTAGCGGGGCCCGGGCTCTGGAGCCCGGCCCGGCAGGTTAGCGGGGCCCCGGGCTCTGGAGCTCGGCCCGGCAGGTTAGCGGGGCCCCGGGCTCCGGAGCTCCGGCCCGGCCGGTTAGCGGGGCCCCCGGGCTCCGGAGCCCCGGCCCGGCAGGTTAGCGGGGCCCCCGGGCTCCGGAGCTCCGGCCCGGCAGGTTAGCGGGGCCCCCGGGCTCCGGAGCTCTAGCCCGGCAGGTTAGCGGGGCCCCCGGGCTCCGGAGCTCCGGCCCGGCCGGTTAGCGGGGCCCCCAGGCTCTCCTCGAAGGGTTGCACAGAGCCTCCTGCTGCTTGGGGCTTCGCTCAGCCTGTGTGAACATGGCCAGCGCTGTGCAggctgggaccctggctgctCTGCTGGTGGGAGCTTTGCAGCAGGCCTGCTCCCTGCATGCCTGGGGGATGAGGCAGGCCCCTCTGCAGATCCTGGGCGCTGTTCTCACCCCTCTGCTCTCTCTGATTGCAGCAATTCGGGAAGATCCTCGACGTGGAGATTATTTTCAATGAGCGGGGCTCCAAGGTGGGTGCTGCCCGAGGCCGGCGTCATTACAGCAGCCCCGGGAGCAGGCCAGGCTGACATGTGACATGTGCGTTTCTCCTGGCAAAGGCTCCACtcagggaggggctcaggggctcgtcttccctgctcttcctgactcgctcctgtcctgccccagctgtctgtgtgctgctgcttctttctcttgctccttccCCCTCTGCGGCCAGGGGCCCTGCCCCACACTCCAGTCCCCCTGCCTCTCGCCTGCACTCAGGTGCCTCCCTGCTGGCAACGGCTCAGGCACAGCGATGGGGACAAAGGGCACTGGCCTAATGCCAGCCCCTTACCAGAGGGGAGCAGCCACTGTTCACCCTCATCTGAGCAGAAGGGATTTCACTGAGGGGTGGGTCGGTCCCCCCGTCCCACGCCGAGGCGGGGGTCAGTCCCCCCGTCCCACGGAGAGGGGGGTGGCTCGGTCCCCCCGTCCCACGCCAAGGCGGGTGGCTTGGTCCCCCCATCCCACGCCGAGGTGGGTGGCTCGGTCCCCCCGTCCCATTCCGAGGCGGGTGGCTCGGTCCCCCCGTCCCACGGAGAGGGGGGTGGCTCGGTCCCCCCATCCCACGCCGAGGCGGGTGGCTCGGTTCCCACGCCGAGGGGGGTGTCTCGGTCCCCCCCGTCCCACTCCGAGGCGGGTGGCTCGGTCCCCCCGTCCCACGCCGAGGCGGGTATCTCGGTCCCCCCGTCCCACGCCGAGGCGGGTATCTCGGTCCCCCCGTCCCATGCCGAGGGGGGTGGCTCGGTTCCCACGCCGAGGTGGGTGGCTCGGTCCCCCCGTCCCATGCCGAGGGGGGTGTCTCGGTCCCCCGTCCCACGCCGAGGGGGGTATCTCGGTCCCCCCGTCCCACGCCGAGGGGGGTGTCTCGGTCCCCCTGTCCCACACTAGGACAGGACAGCCCATGTGCCTGTGCGTGTGGGTGTTTCTGTTGGATCTTCCTTGCCTCTCTGTTCCCCTCTCCCCATGTCCTGGGGTGACTTGGGGGCGCTCTCCATGCAGGACCTGGCCCTGAAGCACACTGCCTGAGCCTCCTgtgccagctctcctgattcaCCTGCTCTCTCTGTCCCCGTTCCCCTTCTCTCTCGCTctcgctctccccctcccccctttctcctcTGCTCACAGGGTTTTGGGTTTGTAACTTTTGAAACTAGCACAGATGCCGACCGGGCACGAGAGAAGCTGAATGGCACAATCGTAGAGGGACGGAAaattgaggtgctcagataagTGTGACTGCCATTGCCTGCTCTGTGTCGTCCATGCGGGTGCCAGGGCCTCCTCTGCCCCCACGCTGCTCGCCCTGCACACGCCCTGCCCAGGGACTGCGGGGGTCCAGTCACGTCGCATGCCTTGTGCGGTCACCCCTGCTTTCACCTCTCCTGCTCCTTTGAGCCCGCCAGAGAGAGGGATCCTGGCATCTGGCACAGAAGGAAATCCAGGCCCTGCCCAGGGACCATGGAGAGGTTCAGCAGGGGAGTGGGCTTTGCTGGCTTCCTCCCCCTCTGTGCCTGCTCAGCCCAGCAttaactgctgcctagccactggCCATGCCGGAGTCTGGCCCAGAGCGGAGTCCCCATCATGCATGTTCTCCTTGTGGTGCTGATGGTGGAATGTTTGCGGAGTGCCAGTGCATGTCCCTGGCCAGGGTGCATTGCATTGGGGCTAGGAGGAGAGCTTACTGCCTGAAGCAAATGGCACGGGAGCAGGAGGGCAGGTGAGGGCTGGACCccagggagctctgggggcagttaGAGGGAGTGCTGAAGGCCAGCAGCTCTGGGGAGCACAGCTCCACCTTGAGAAGTTCACCAGTGAACTGAGCGTGAGGGTCAGTCTGGGCTCCCTTTCATGCTCCCCTCCCAGGGATTGTTGGTCAGCACCAAAGAGCAGCTAGTCAGCTGCATTAGCTCTGGGGGCTGCAGGACAGTGCAGAGGGACGCGGGCAgtgcaggggaggcagggggtaGGTCTGAGATAGCAGAGATGCCACAGGTCAGCAGTGAGGAGTCAACACTACAAAAGTGGCAGAGTGGGAGATGCTGTGGGGGAAAACTGaacagcatcagcagagctgggggggagcccaggacggGTGTAACTGGGGATCTGCAGCTGGGGATGGAGGGGCACTGACAGCTGGGGGGAGCCGGGACGGGTGTAACTGGGGCTCTGCGGgtggggactgaggggcactgacaGCTGGGGGGAGCCGGGACGGGTGTAACTGGGGATCTGCAGCTGGGGATGGAGGGGCACTGACAGCTGGGGGGAGCCGGGACGGGTGTACGTGGGGTTGTGCAGCGGGGGATGGTGGGGCACTGACCGGGGGGGGGCGCCGGGACGGGTGTAACTGGGGCTCTGCGGgtggggactgaggggcactgacaGCTGGGGGGAGCCGGGACGGGTGTAACTGGGGCTCTGCGGATGGGGACGGAGGGGCACTGACAGCTGGGGGGAGCCGGGACGGGTGTAACTGGGGCTCTGCGGGTGGGGACGGAGGGGCACTGACAGCTGGGGGGAGCCGGGACGGGTGTAACTGGGGATCTGCGGGTGGGGACGGAGGGGCACTGACAGCTGGGGGGTGAATGCGCACAGTCTGCTACTGCATTTTGCCTGGCTCTGACAGAGACTGTTAGACCCTCCCATTGATGGGCACCAAAgctgtcccccacccctctccagtGCAGACCTGCCCTTCCCAAGGCCCCGCGGGGTGGTGTAAAACAGGAGGCTTCCTCCTCTCCACACGTGCGGTTCAGCAGTCCCTCCGGCTGTGCCCAGCACAGGCctctcctccctctgcctcatGCCCACGTCCCTGTGCAGCCCCAAGGCTGAAATGCCAGTTTCACTGTGAGGAGCTTGCAGCAGGCCAAGGCAgccagctcagcacacagcagccGGGCTCGGCTCTGGACGTGGGTCCGAAGGGAGCCGTCTGCTAGCCGCAGTGTAAGCTCTCGAGGCCTCAGTGCTAAGCACAGCACAGCGTGATGCCCAGCACTGCTCAGGATCAGGTATCAGTTACCTCAGGGGCTGCAGGATCAGCAGCAGAACTGGAGtagcaggggtgctgcagcataggttcatgggagccctgggctggaacagcAGATGGAGGAGCTGTGGGTCTGGATCATGGTGCAGCGGGAGCCCAGGGGGAGTCAGAATTGTGGGGCAGGGTAGAGCTGTGTGCAGGTCCCAGGCAGTGTGGCAGTGCTACggggctccagccctgcctccccccacacgGCCTGGCCCCGGTGATCATGTCACCGGCattgcccccagccccaggccggAAGAACTCCACATAAACGCAGCTGAGCAGGTccctggggctgcagcggctctggaTGCAGACAGTGATCTGTCCTGTACCCTCTCTTCTGCAGGTGAATAACGCCACAGCCCGAGTCATGACCAACAAAAAGGCTGCAAATCCCTACATCAATGGTAAGGGCCGGAGggtgtggggcagcaggggtagGTTCAGCAAGGGGGGCCTGGGAGCACGAGAATTGGGAGCATGCTTTGGGGCTTTTATTCTCCCTGCTCCTAGGGCCTGAGGCTGCCCTGGATTCCCTGCGGGTTAGACGGCCCCTCTGGAATTCCTGGCAATGAGCAGAGCCAGGCTCCGCTGAGTCCCATCAGCATCTCTGCCCAGAGGACCCCTGTAGGGAGGGTGTTAGCCCCAGGGCAACGGGCTGCACTCAGCTCCATGGTAGGAGTGGGCAGTGGGACCCTGGCCTCGGGGGGGTAAAaggctcctccccctgctctcctgAGACATTTGCTACCttatgcccagctccccctcccccttgcagtAGGGGTCCCCTGCCATGGGCGCAGAGTTTGCACTGGGAAACGTGGAGGGTGTgtgccagcagctgggaggcagcCGGTCCCACAGGCCTCCTGCAGCCGTGCAACACTGGCcgtgcagagctgctgctgcctgttgGTGAAGAGGCTGCCACTGGCTGTCCCCCCATGGAGGGGGGGGGCTCTCTGGATTCCCCCGGCGGGGCTCACTGGCTCACTGTTTGTGTGGCAGGCTGGAAGCTGAACCCGGTGGTGGGAGCTGTCTACAGTCCTGAATTCTATGCAGGTAAAGTCGATCAGGCCCGGCCCTTTGGCAGAAGTGCTGCTTCGGGTCCCACGTGGCTCTGATTCCCTTGGGCCTGCTCCTCATGCCAGCCTCTCTCTCAAGCGGGGATTACAACTGCAGTTAGCGCCAGCCCGGCCCTAACCCTGATGCTGGGCAGTGCCCATGTGCCTTGCGGTGACAGGGCTCATAAACCCACCTGCCTCACGGGCTCTCCCAGTGGTAGTGCCCCATGGCAGCAGGCAGCACCCATCCCTTCCAGCAGTGCCACATGCCAGTGCTGAGGACTGTTCCCTTTGCACAGCTGTTGGCATGTTGTGGCTCTCCCAGCATTTTGAGGGGCTGTTTGAACAATTACCCCACCAGAGGCAGGAAGCAGaatccctgcctgcagcctgtcCCTTCCATGCCTGCCTCTAGCCCTGAGAGAGGCCAGGGCTCCTGGCACTACCTTCCCCAGAGGGCCCCCCAGCACGCGGCCGCAGCGAGGGGCAGGGGTGACCCTGCGTATGTGATCCTGTGCAGGAGCTTGCGATGGCTCCCTGCTTCCCtttgctggaactgggggtgcgcTGGCCGTGACTGGGTGGTGGCTGTGCAAGCAGAGAAAGCCCAGGCTCCTAGCTGCTGGGCCTGTGCTGGCACAGGAGTCCCGACTTGCTGCTGAGGTGGGTGAGCGCCGCGCAGGACGGGGCCTTCCATCTCCCTCGGGCCGCCCCGTGGGTATGCAGTAGCCAGAGAGCTGCTCTGGGATGCTCATGTCTCTCGCTCTTGCCTTCAGTAACAGGGTTCCCGTACCCAGCCACGGGGACAGCCGTGGCATACCGAGGGGCGCACCTACGGGGCCGGGGGCGTGCTGTCTACAACACGTTCCGCGCcgcacccccacctccacctatCCCCACCTATGGCGCGTGAGTATCCCAGGGAGCCAGCGGGGCAGGCAGCagctttccccctttcttgggaaaTGGACTTGCAGGAGAGGAGCTGCTTTTCCCAGCATGCATGTGGCTCAGCTGAGACCTGGGAGTCTGTAGGCCTGTTGTCCCTGCATGGCTTGGGAGGCCCAACACCCTCCCATGGAGCTGGGGTCTCTGCACCCCATATGTGCAGCCTGGGGTGGGAGAAGCAGACCCAGCCTGCGGGGTACGGCTCAGAGGTGGCACCGTTCAGAGTCGAGCTCTTTGAAGGCTCCTTGACTCCTTCCATCTCTTGGTGCCTCCTGAGGAGGGAGGGTTTATCCCTAGGAatagcccctccccccgcctcggTTGCATGCCCCAGGTACTGGGTAGTCACAGGAGAGGACTTTGTCCAGGTGTCTGGCGCAGCTCACAGCTGTGAGTGGCAGCCTGAGGACAGACACCCCAAGCTGGAGGTGTTTTCTGTcactagatttcaccaagccagtaacaaacgTGAGTTCCTGGATCCCcgtggagtcacagacagcccCTTAGATTCTCCTATCCACCCTGCCACCAAGAGAAACTGGACTTGGTAAGAAATGGTCACCTACACCACAAATCGCCccacattcaggttgcttccagtcccaagggaCCGGTCACTTAGCCCAAATCAGTTGgggtctaaacactaaatacattcttaaaaGACTAATACCTACTTTGAGCAAAGCTAACATCCAGGTGACCTgacctggtctggtctccagcaACAAGGTTGTCAGTTCTTTGCTAATGCCTGCAACTtgggcaagagctggcatctgCCCTGCCAGCGTCACAGACTCCAggtttctaaaactaaactggctctaCATTAAGAGAGCTATGTGCAGACATGCTGTAACTGCAGCaagcattccagccatgtgcacacagactgacttcctgtgCCTACTCCAcactcttccctcctgcagcctgtgctcctccctccaagttccatgcagacTCTATACCCTCTCTCTCTGGTTGGGTATCAAACCTCTGATGCCATGGGCTTCTGCATACTTTCACCTGGGAAAGCACAGAGCAGCCCCCAGAGAAAGTGGCTGCAACCTCATTTCCTCAAAAGCACTTGTTCCTCCTCAGGCTTTATGGGGTGTCACTCTCCTCCCCCAGCTTCTCCCTGCTTTCAGCCCTATTGGCACCTGAGCATCCACACTGGCAGGTGCGGGTCTAATTGCAGGTACACCCAGGCCAGCCTGGAGCAACCCAGACTGATCTCAGCGTGGCTAGGACCAGACTGCCTCCAGGAACTCCAGAGTGTCGTCAGACACCCAACTGcgagccaggctggggagacgGGTCTGGCCCACAAGGAAACAAATAGCCTGGCCACTCCCCACCCACAGGGCGCTGGCAGCTTCCAGGCTTGCCCTCTGACGCACAGCCTCTCTCTTTGGACTGTTTGCAGGGTCGTTTATCAGGATGGATTCTATGGCGCTGAAATTTACGTAAGTGCTGCCCGCCCCTCCTGGACGTTATGTTTCACGTTTCCTTGCTGATGCCAAAGGAAGCAGAGGCCGGTTGGATTGAATCCCACCCCAAGGGTGGGGCTGAGAAGACATAGGGATGGCCCTGGGGCCTGCACTCTGCCCCTGCTGGTAGCAGCTGGGAGTACACCAGCTGGGCATTCCCCGCCGCTTGGCACTGAATGAAGCTGTGGTTCTGATGGTGGTTTTCATTTCTCTCCATTTTCATGCATTCTGCAAAATGAGGAACTTTACAGATAATGTGCAGAATGTTATAGACTGTCACGAGCCACGATCCAGCTGAGAACTGTGATCTCGTTACTCTAGACAATTCATGCCAAACAAGCTGGTGTTGCCAAAGTTAAATTTCCATTAGAATGTTTCCGGAGTGAGAAGAGATGGGGGGATAAAAGAGGTGCCTGCATGGAGGCCGGGCTTCTAGGAGcagtgcagggggcgggggctgcagtaAGAGCAATGCAGGGGGCAGGGgatgcagggggcaggagcagtagggggcaggggctgcagtaggagcagtgcagggggcagggaatgcaGGGGGCAAGAGcagtgcagggggcgggggctgcagtaggagcagtgcagggggcaggggatgcagagggcaggagcagtgcagggggcaggagcagtgcagggggcaggggatgcagggggcaggagcagtgcaggggcgggggctgcagtaggagcagtgcagggggcaggggatgcagggggcaggagcagggcaggggatgcagggggcaggagcagtgcagggggcaggggctgcagtgtgcatggggcaggggctgcagggagtgggggctgcagtaGGAGCAGTGCAGGTGAAGAAGGCACAGTGCTGACTGCTGTGCCCTGAGCAAGGGCCCTCGCCAGGTAAGCGCTGTGCTGGATTCGTGCTCTCGGACAGCATCGGCGCAGTGCATCACACCAGCATTTAACCTCCATATTTAAAAGCCATTGGCCCTGGCTTAGGCTGCAGCTGAAGGATTTCTCTAACGTGACACCTCATTACAGCGATCAGGGAAGTGACATTGAATTGTTTCCGGTTAACGTGTTTGCAAGCCCCCTGGGAATGCTAATGGGCCTGGCATTTGCCTCATGGTGCAGACACCCGGCTCCTAGCAGGGTCCCACAGCTCCCACCACTCAGCAGCTGCTGGGCACAGCTGAGGGGAGCTCTTTGTAGGGTGCCCAGCTGTGCAGGCTCCCTCCTCAGGGGTCTGCTGGGAGGTTGGGCTCCTTTCCAAGAGAGCTGCTCTACCTGGCCTGCCCGGAGACTCCCTGCCTGACGACAGGTCTCTTCTTGCTGGCACAGGGGGGTTATGCAGCCTACAGATACGCCCAGCCAGCGGCGGCGGCAGCATACAGCGACAGGTAAGGCACTCCTCTGCCAGCCTTGCTCCAGCCAGAGGCACCTGTGGCCTGGCTCCCCACCAGCCCATTGAGCTCATGTCAGCAGCTTTCATGCCTCCCTGGAGAGAGAGGCCTGGGGACTCGtcacctctgctcccagagagGGCACACGGCGAGGGACATGCTCAGAACTGATCTCATTGCAGCCAGCACCCCCTCCACGTCCAGCCAGCGGCTCCTGCTCACCCGTTTTCCTGCACCTGTTACCCACCTCCAGTGCCACGGCCCCCTCAGCTAGGAGCTGGGCATCCGCCAGGTGCCTATGGCGGCCCCGAGGCAGCACTCCAGCTGGTCCGCCCTCACTGCCCACGGCGTTTCCCCAGGAGGGTGCAGAGCTGGCCTAGGGACGGGCCACAGCCCCCTTCTGCCCTGCCTGCCGCCAGGGCCAAGGGCATTCTCCAGCTGGGTCTCCATGTGCACGACACCAGCCACCATACTAGGGACGGCTGGTGAAACGCCAGGGGCGGGGAGTGACTCACCGACAGACCAAGGATCAGCCCTAGAGGCCGCCCCCTGCAGCGTGGAGCACCTGCCTTCTGCTCCTGCATGGCTGGCAGAAGCATCAGAAAAATGCAGCACTCCTGCAGCCAAATCCCTGGGCCCAGAGAACCCCCTCCCCATGGGATAGGCCCCTCATATGGCCCAGAGAAGGgccagcctcccccagccccctgggcACAGCCTCCACATGGGGTTCAGCAGGGGAGATACCTgaatgggtgggaggggggacctCTGGTTTCTAATGCCCGCTGTGTTTGCTCCTAGCTACGGCAGAGTGTACGCAGCCGCAGACCCATACCACCACACCATCGGCCCTGCCGCCACGTACAGCATCGGCACCATGGTAAGAGCCGCCCCGAcactggctgcagctgggggagggggcaccacACCCTGTGGGACGGCTTGACTGGAATGAGTttgcatggggggcggggggcagcaggCCGTCCCTGCCATGGTCTGACTGtcggggagcagcaggggagcagTTCACTGGTGGGAAAGCCCAGGAGAAACTTGACTCCGCCTGCCCCCcccacagcctgccccccccactcAAGGgagcccccaacacacacagacccattacacacaccccctccccccaagcctgcGGGAGCCCCTTTCAGTAACTCAGTAACTCCTTTCTACCTACGCTATATGGGGGGGTCTGTGGCCCCCCTCTAGCCCTGGTGCCCACCGCACGTTCACATCCAGCATGCAGAGAGCCGACCTGCCAGGGAGCGTGTGCACACGTGTGTCTGTGCAGCCTGGCACCCGCCTGGCACCCGCCTGGCTCCCTGGCGCGACACACTGTCCCACACAGCGCGGTTCAGGGCGGTTTAGCTAGCTTTGCAACCAGCATCAAAGATGAAAAGTCCCCTTTGTGGGCAGGGTCTCCAAGCCAACCAGgcgttttcttcctttttttaacccTCTCTAATCCCTGGCCAAGGCCTGAGCTGCCATGTGTCAGGGAGggtcctgccagtgcccctctgcACACCCAAAGCGTGGGGCTCGGCTGGGCAGGAGTGTGGAGCTCAGGCAGCCTCCGGGCGAGAGCTGGGCGTGCAGCCGCACCGTGGGCAGAGTGGGAGCAGCACTGCCGCAGTCCTGGGCGGGAAGCTAGGAGGAGAATGCAGGAAGTGCCCCCCGCTCcgtggagcagaggggagggaagcCAGGCAGCACTTGGAGCAGGGGCCTGACGAACCAGGCAGCAGTGGGCTCAGGAGGGATTGGCGGCC
The Mauremys reevesii isolate NIE-2019 linkage group 15, ASM1616193v1, whole genome shotgun sequence DNA segment above includes these coding regions:
- the RBFOX3 gene encoding RNA binding protein fox-1 homolog 3 isoform X5 produces the protein MTAKGLFLLPSPEGKGWLTELPMSGRKEAQGSEVATETLTALASDSEGQQSLCINSTRPRPTVPSVRGAPPWRLIGVDLLSGSRQTGNQDATAPPEAMAQPYPPAQYPPPPQNGIPAEYAPPPPHPTQDYSGQSTVPEHPITLYTPAQSHAEQPGADASTQSIAGTQPVSTDEAAQTESQQLHSSENTDKQQPKRLHVSNIPFRFRDPDLRQMFGQFGKILDVEIIFNERGSKGFGFVTFETSTDADRAREKLNGTIVEGRKIEVNNATARVMTNKKAANPYINGWKLNPVVGAVYSPEFYAVTGFPYPATGTAVAYRGAHLRGRGRAVYNTFRAAPPPPPIPTYGAVVYQDGFYGAEIYGGYAAYRYAQPAAAAAYSDSYGRVYAAADPYHHTIGPAATYSIGTMASLYRGGYSRFTPY
- the RBFOX3 gene encoding RNA binding protein fox-1 homolog 3 isoform X2, which translates into the protein MTAKGLFLLPSPEGKGWLTELPMSGRKEAQGSEVATETLTALASDSEGQQSLCINSTRPRPTVPSVRGAPPWRLIGVDLLSGSRQTGNQDATAPPEAMAQPYPPAQYPPPPQNGIPAEYAPPPPHPTQDYSGQSTVPEHPITLYTPAQSHAEQPGADASTQSIAGTQPVSVRAPVEPRVGSRAFQTDEAAQTESQQLHSSENTDKQQPKRLHVSNIPFRFRDPDLRQMFGQFGKILDVEIIFNERGSKGFGFVTFETSTDADRAREKLNGTIVEGRKIEVNNATARVMTNKKAANPYINGWKLNPVVGAVYSPEFYAVTGFPYPATGTAVAYRGAHLRGRGRAVYNTFRAAPPPPPIPTYGAVVYQDGFYGAEIYGGYAAYRYAQPAAAAAYSDSYGRVYAAADPYHHTIGPAATYSIGTMASLYRGGYSRFTPY